In the Methanococcus maripaludis genome, one interval contains:
- a CDS encoding sodium:solute symporter → MDIILLNVIVLVYLLIVGYLGYKGWKGTSSAEDYMVGGRKIHPFVMAMSYGATFISTAAIVGFGGFAGLFGMSLLWLTFLNIFLGIFIAFVFFGKRTRKMGHNLNALTFPELLAKRFESKFIQWFSGLLIFCAMPIYAAAVLIGAARFIETTLNISFDVALLVFSVIIAVYVVMGGLKGVMYTDAFQGTIMFFGMLFLLYMTYDILGGVTTAHQAITNMSGMVPANLASIGHAGWTSMPTFGSPMWWTIVSSIILGVGIGVLAQPQLVVRFMTVKSNRELNRAVLIGAVFILIATGTAYVVGTLSNVYFMNTEGVLSIGATVSEAFPTGNSDSIMPLYINKAMPEWFIYIFLVSLLAAAMSTISSQFHAQGTSIGRDVYETLCGKKGLNSVIITRFGIIVAIIIAVILGYILPGGIVARGTALFFGLCSAAFLPAYALGLFWKRTTKEGAIAGLLTGTFVSLFCLLFVHEKEAAALGISKMLIGRDVLISTMPWPFVDPMVISLPLAFIATVVVSLLTKAPSEDHLKKCFKGI, encoded by the coding sequence ATGGATATCATTCTTCTAAACGTGATTGTGTTAGTTTATCTTTTAATTGTTGGATACCTTGGATACAAAGGTTGGAAAGGAACTTCGAGTGCTGAAGACTACATGGTTGGAGGTAGAAAAATCCACCCATTTGTTATGGCAATGAGTTACGGTGCCACATTTATTAGTACTGCAGCAATTGTTGGTTTTGGTGGATTCGCAGGCTTATTTGGTATGAGTTTACTATGGCTGACGTTTCTAAATATCTTTTTAGGTATCTTTATAGCATTCGTATTTTTCGGGAAAAGAACCAGAAAAATGGGCCATAATTTAAATGCACTTACATTTCCAGAACTTCTGGCGAAAAGATTTGAAAGCAAGTTCATACAGTGGTTTTCAGGCCTTTTGATATTTTGTGCAATGCCAATATATGCCGCAGCAGTGTTAATTGGTGCTGCAAGGTTCATTGAAACCACACTCAACATTTCATTTGACGTTGCACTGCTCGTATTTTCTGTAATTATTGCAGTGTACGTTGTAATGGGCGGTTTAAAAGGTGTGATGTACACAGATGCATTTCAGGGAACCATTATGTTTTTTGGAATGTTGTTTTTGCTCTACATGACCTACGATATACTCGGAGGAGTTACTACCGCTCATCAAGCAATTACAAATATGTCAGGCATGGTTCCGGCAAATCTTGCAAGTATCGGGCATGCCGGATGGACCTCGATGCCGACATTTGGTTCTCCAATGTGGTGGACAATCGTTTCAAGTATAATATTAGGTGTTGGAATCGGAGTTTTGGCACAGCCTCAGCTCGTTGTTAGATTCATGACTGTAAAAAGTAACAGGGAATTAAATAGGGCAGTTTTGATTGGTGCAGTCTTCATTTTAATTGCGACAGGTACTGCATACGTTGTAGGAACGCTTTCAAACGTTTACTTTATGAATACAGAAGGAGTTCTATCAATTGGTGCAACAGTCTCTGAAGCATTTCCTACAGGAAACAGTGACAGTATCATGCCACTATACATCAACAAAGCAATGCCTGAATGGTTTATTTACATATTCTTGGTTTCACTACTTGCCGCTGCAATGTCTACTATTTCAAGCCAATTCCATGCCCAGGGTACGTCGATTGGAAGGGACGTTTATGAAACTCTCTGTGGTAAAAAAGGATTGAATTCAGTAATTATCACGAGATTTGGAATAATTGTAGCAATAATAATTGCAGTAATCCTTGGATACATACTTCCAGGAGGAATAGTTGCAAGAGGAACTGCATTATTCTTTGGACTCTGTAGTGCTGCGTTTTTACCCGCGTATGCACTTGGATTATTCTGGAAAAGGACAACAAAAGAAGGCGCGATTGCAGGCCTACTAACAGGTACGTTTGTAAGTCTTTTCTGCCTATTATTCGTTCACGAAAAAGAAGCAGCCGCACTCGGAATTTCAAAGATGTTGATTGGAAGAGATGTTTTGATTTCCACAATGCCTTGGCCATTTGTAGATCCAATGGTAATCTCACTACCACTTGCATTTATTGCAACAGTAGTGGTAAGTCTATTAACAAAGGCGCCTTCAGAGGATCACCTTAAAAAGTGCTTTAAAGGAATTTAA
- the vhuG gene encoding F420-non-reducing hydrogenase subunit VhuG, giving the protein MADKVKVGIIQLCGCSGCHISLLDLHEGLLDVLPALEIVYAPIIADVKEIPDVDVFLVEGGVRSEHDEHLIHEIREKSKVVIAWGSCAAFGGIPGLGNLYTPEQLKETVYTTVSTDNPGVIPTDGVPELTTTVKPITEVVKADYVIPGCPPKPALTAGAIVALLEGKEPVLPTKIVCDECPRTKENVFPTEFKRSGQGTPDPDKCLFEQGYTCMGMATRAGCGAMCPSANMPCRGCYGKTDETLDQGAAAANTYANAGEAALNIPDKVATLNRFTLPVALVSKKIQKE; this is encoded by the coding sequence ATGGCAGATAAAGTTAAGGTAGGCATTATACAACTCTGCGGATGCTCTGGATGCCATATATCACTACTTGACTTACACGAAGGCCTTTTGGACGTTCTTCCAGCTTTGGAAATTGTTTACGCTCCAATCATTGCCGACGTAAAGGAAATTCCTGATGTGGACGTATTCTTAGTCGAAGGCGGAGTAAGAAGCGAACACGATGAACACTTGATTCACGAAATCAGGGAAAAATCAAAAGTAGTGATTGCATGGGGATCCTGTGCAGCTTTTGGAGGTATTCCTGGACTTGGAAACCTTTACACTCCAGAACAACTCAAAGAAACAGTTTATACAACAGTTTCAACAGACAACCCTGGAGTTATTCCAACTGATGGAGTTCCTGAATTAACTACTACAGTAAAACCTATAACTGAAGTAGTTAAGGCAGATTACGTAATCCCTGGATGTCCTCCAAAGCCAGCATTGACTGCAGGAGCAATTGTTGCATTATTAGAAGGAAAAGAACCAGTATTACCTACAAAAATTGTATGTGATGAATGTCCAAGAACAAAAGAGAATGTATTCCCTACGGAATTCAAAAGATCTGGCCAGGGAACTCCTGACCCAGATAAATGTCTCTTTGAACAAGGATACACGTGCATGGGTATGGCTACAAGAGCAGGTTGCGGTGCGATGTGTCCATCAGCAAATATGCCTTGTAGAGGATGCTACGGTAAAACTGACGAAACTTTGGATCAAGGGGCAGCAGCTGCAAACACTTATGCAAATGCAGGAGAAGCAGCACTCAATATCCCGGATAAGGTTGCAACACTAAACAGATTCACGTTACCTGTTGCTTTAGTATCTAAAAAAATCCAAAAAGAATAA
- the vhuU gene encoding F420-non-reducing hydrogenase selenoprotein subunit VhuU: MVDEAKLNLIEIVLRAYDPUYSCAAHMIVKDEQGKVLLEVIKEE, translated from the coding sequence ATGGTAGATGAGGCAAAATTAAATTTAATCGAGATCGTGCTAAGGGCATACGATCCATGATATTCATGTGCAGCGCACATGATTGTAAAAGACGAACAAGGAAAAGTTCTCCTTGAAGTCATAAAAGAAGAATAA
- the vhuA gene encoding F420-non-reducing hydrogenase Vhu subunit A, giving the protein MGKVTIEPLSRLEGHGKVSITLDDSGKPTDVKLHITALRGFEQFVIGRPAEEVPRIVPRICGICQTPHHLASVKAVDAAWGAEIPSAAGKLRELMHLGNMMHSHALHFYYLAAPDFVLGPDSDPAARNIIGVIGAAPEVAKKAIAMRRVGQSIVETIGGRAIHPVTGVPGGVSKALSEEKRDELLKEIDEMIAFGQEGVALIKALNEQYMDLAKTLGVIDTWYLGLVKDGKHNFYGDTLRFMSPDGKQITDFKPSEYLDNIGEHVVEHNYVKYPYNKKVGYPEGLYRVGPLGMINVCDSMPTPLAEEARKDFADTFGKPANQSLAYNHARLIELLGSCERVKELLEDSEITSTDIKAEVEPKAGNGVGAIYAPRGTLIHNYETDDKGIVVKANMIVATTHNVPTMEKAIQQAAEVIFK; this is encoded by the coding sequence ATGGGTAAGGTTACTATCGAACCTCTATCCCGTTTAGAAGGGCACGGTAAGGTTTCAATAACCTTAGACGATTCGGGAAAACCAACAGATGTAAAATTACATATTACTGCCCTTAGAGGTTTCGAACAGTTTGTTATAGGTAGGCCTGCAGAGGAAGTACCAAGAATAGTACCAAGAATTTGTGGAATCTGTCAGACTCCGCACCACTTGGCAAGTGTTAAAGCAGTAGATGCTGCATGGGGCGCAGAAATACCAAGCGCAGCAGGAAAATTAAGAGAATTAATGCACCTTGGAAACATGATGCACTCCCACGCATTACACTTCTATTACTTGGCAGCTCCTGATTTTGTACTCGGTCCAGATTCAGATCCTGCAGCTAGAAACATTATTGGAGTTATCGGTGCAGCTCCTGAAGTTGCTAAAAAAGCAATTGCAATGAGAAGAGTTGGCCAATCAATTGTTGAAACAATTGGTGGTAGAGCAATTCACCCTGTTACAGGAGTTCCTGGTGGGGTATCCAAAGCATTGAGTGAAGAAAAAAGAGACGAATTATTAAAAGAAATTGACGAAATGATTGCATTTGGTCAAGAAGGTGTCGCTCTTATCAAAGCACTCAATGAACAATACATGGATCTTGCAAAAACACTCGGTGTAATCGATACTTGGTATTTAGGTTTAGTAAAAGATGGTAAACATAATTTCTACGGAGACACGTTAAGATTCATGTCCCCTGATGGAAAACAAATAACTGACTTTAAACCTTCAGAATATTTAGATAACATCGGTGAACACGTTGTAGAACACAACTACGTTAAATATCCATACAACAAAAAAGTTGGATATCCAGAAGGGCTCTACAGAGTAGGACCATTAGGAATGATTAACGTATGTGACTCAATGCCTACACCTCTTGCCGAAGAAGCTAGAAAAGATTTCGCAGACACTTTCGGAAAACCAGCAAACCAATCATTAGCATACAACCATGCAAGATTGATCGAGTTACTCGGTTCATGCGAAAGAGTCAAGGAACTTTTAGAAGATTCCGAAATAACTTCAACAGATATTAAGGCAGAAGTTGAACCTAAAGCAGGAAATGGTGTTGGTGCGATTTACGCTCCAAGAGGTACATTAATCCACAATTACGAAACGGATGATAAAGGAATTGTTGTAAAAGCAAATATGATTGTAGCTACGACACACAATGTACCTACCATGGAAAAAGCTATCCAACAAGCTGCTGAAGTGATCTTCAAATAA
- a CDS encoding CoB--CoM heterodisulfide reductase iron-sulfur subunit A family protein, whose amino-acid sequence MSDPKVGVFVCYCGANINGAVDCEAVKDFASKLDGVVVSATYPFMCADPGQGLIKDAIKEHGLDRIVVAACTPKIHEPTFRGCLQDAGISPYYLEFVNIREHDAFVHMGNVKAATNKACEMIAGGVERAKKLEDVPQKVVEVDKSCMVIGAGIAGIQSALDLGDQGFKVYLVDKDESIGGRMAQLAKTFPTDDCAMUILAPKMVSAANHPNIELITFAEIKNIDGYIGNFDVTLEKKPRYVDEDTCTGCGACAAACPIEVPNEFDLGLGTRKAIYVPFPQAVPLLYTIDKDHCIDCGLCAKVCCAEAVRYDQKPQELKINVGTIITATGYDEFDASRKEEYGYGVYDNVITTLEVERMINPAGPTHGHEIRPSDGKAPKRTVYIQCVGSRDEKVGNPYCSRVCCMFALKNAQLMKMHDPNAEVYICYMDIRAFGKGYEEYYKRAQDQFGVKFIRGRPANIIEDPETKNLTVRVEDTLLGEILEIDADLVVLSAGLEAKKDAAELGKMLGIDRGPEGFFKELHPKLAPVNTKVDGIAIAGVAQGPKDIPDTVAQAKGAASAVAIPMSQGQFKIEMIRATVNEEVCGGCKVCALMCPYNAITYEEKDGHLVAISDDVACKGCGACAAACPSGAMQLRYYRDEQVIGMIDGILNAAKMLEE is encoded by the coding sequence ATGAGTGACCCCAAAGTGGGTGTATTCGTCTGCTACTGTGGTGCAAACATCAATGGTGCAGTGGATTGTGAAGCCGTAAAGGATTTCGCTTCTAAATTAGACGGAGTAGTTGTTTCAGCTACATACCCGTTCATGTGTGCGGACCCTGGTCAAGGTCTTATTAAAGACGCGATCAAAGAGCATGGATTGGACAGGATTGTAGTTGCAGCATGCACGCCTAAGATCCACGAGCCAACCTTTAGAGGTTGCCTACAGGATGCGGGAATATCCCCGTACTACCTAGAGTTTGTAAATATTAGAGAACACGACGCATTTGTCCACATGGGCAATGTAAAAGCAGCAACAAACAAAGCATGTGAAATGATTGCTGGTGGAGTCGAACGAGCTAAGAAATTAGAAGACGTTCCTCAAAAAGTCGTAGAAGTAGATAAAAGCTGTATGGTTATCGGTGCAGGTATCGCAGGTATTCAGTCTGCGCTTGACCTTGGTGACCAAGGCTTCAAAGTTTACCTCGTAGACAAAGATGAATCAATCGGAGGAAGGATGGCGCAACTTGCAAAGACCTTCCCAACAGACGATTGTGCAATGTGAATTCTCGCACCAAAAATGGTGTCAGCAGCTAACCACCCTAACATTGAATTAATTACATTTGCTGAGATTAAAAATATCGATGGTTACATCGGAAACTTTGATGTTACCCTCGAGAAAAAACCAAGATATGTTGATGAGGACACCTGTACCGGATGTGGTGCATGTGCAGCAGCATGTCCAATTGAAGTGCCTAATGAGTTTGATTTAGGATTAGGTACAAGGAAAGCAATTTATGTTCCATTCCCACAAGCAGTTCCATTACTTTACACAATCGATAAAGATCACTGTATTGATTGTGGACTTTGTGCAAAAGTTTGCTGTGCAGAGGCAGTAAGATACGATCAGAAACCTCAAGAACTCAAAATTAATGTCGGTACAATTATTACCGCAACAGGATACGATGAGTTCGATGCAAGCAGAAAAGAAGAGTATGGATACGGAGTTTACGACAACGTAATTACAACTCTCGAAGTTGAAAGGATGATTAACCCTGCTGGTCCAACCCACGGGCACGAAATCAGACCTAGCGACGGAAAAGCACCAAAAAGAACTGTATATATACAGTGCGTTGGTTCAAGAGACGAGAAAGTTGGAAACCCATACTGTTCAAGAGTATGCTGTATGTTCGCATTGAAAAATGCGCAGTTAATGAAAATGCACGACCCTAATGCAGAAGTTTATATCTGCTACATGGATATCAGGGCTTTCGGTAAAGGGTACGAAGAGTACTACAAGAGAGCTCAGGACCAGTTCGGAGTTAAATTTATTAGGGGAAGACCAGCTAACATTATCGAAGATCCAGAAACTAAAAACTTGACCGTGAGAGTAGAAGATACCCTCTTGGGAGAAATTTTAGAGATCGACGCTGATTTAGTTGTTCTTTCAGCAGGTTTAGAGGCTAAAAAAGATGCCGCTGAACTTGGTAAAATGCTTGGTATTGATAGAGGTCCAGAAGGATTCTTTAAAGAATTACACCCTAAATTAGCACCTGTTAACACGAAAGTTGATGGTATTGCAATTGCAGGGGTCGCTCAAGGACCAAAAGATATTCCAGATACAGTAGCACAGGCAAAAGGTGCCGCAAGTGCTGTTGCAATTCCAATGTCACAAGGTCAGTTCAAGATCGAAATGATTAGGGCAACAGTTAACGAAGAAGTATGCGGTGGCTGTAAAGTATGTGCTTTAATGTGTCCATATAACGCAATTACTTACGAAGAAAAAGACGGTCACTTGGTGGCAATCTCTGACGACGTTGCATGTAAAGGATGTGGTGCATGTGCAGCAGCATGTCCAAGTGGTGCAATGCAGTTAAGATACTACCGAGATGAGCAAGTCATCGGTATGATCGATGGTATTCTCAATGCCGCAAAAATGTTAGAAGAATAA
- a CDS encoding symporter small accessory protein codes for MLGISDPYVLSAYVLCILSTLLCVIYGALNWNKGSETETEEIEEELKWEKEEEKMEDEIGTVV; via the coding sequence ATGCTAGGCATTTCAGACCCCTATGTATTAAGTGCATACGTGCTCTGCATCTTGAGTACACTATTATGCGTGATATACGGGGCATTAAATTGGAATAAAGGTTCAGAAACCGAAACAGAAGAAATTGAAGAAGAATTAAAATGGGAAAAAGAAGAAGAAAAAATGGAAGATGAAATCGGAACGGTGGTCTAA
- a CDS encoding formylmethanofuran dehydrogenase subunit B yields the protein MEVFKNVVCPFCGTLCDDIEVLVENNHVVGTRNACRIGNAKFMHFEGAVRHENPLMRENKKDDFKKVDYETATEETARLLVEAKLPLIYGWSSAECHAQQLGVLLAEKTKAIVDNTASVUHGPSLLAVQDVGYPVSTLGETKNRADVVLFWGSNPMHAHPRHMSRYSVFPRGFFRQRGRQDRQMIVVDPRKTDTAKLADIHLQVEPHKDYELVSALRAAAKGFNIEAEQVAGVPTETIYEAVDICKNAQFGSLFFAMGVTMSRGKHRIIDNAIQFVIDMNAYTKFVLTPMRGHYNVNGFNQVSTWVTGYPYGVDFSRGYPRYNPGETASNDVLQRGDTDMMINVASDAGAHFPQKAVQHMAKIPLVCIDPHETPSSVISNIVIPPAITGLEVTGTAYRMDGVPIELRKVIEAPEGMLSDAEIMKMLIKKVDEMK from the coding sequence GTGGAAGTGTTTAAGAATGTCGTATGTCCATTCTGTGGAACTCTTTGTGATGATATCGAAGTTCTTGTAGAAAATAACCATGTAGTTGGGACTAGAAATGCATGTAGAATCGGAAATGCAAAATTTATGCACTTCGAGGGCGCTGTAAGACATGAAAACCCCCTCATGAGGGAAAATAAAAAAGATGACTTTAAAAAGGTTGACTACGAGACTGCGACAGAAGAAACCGCAAGGTTACTCGTCGAAGCAAAGTTACCACTCATTTACGGGTGGAGTTCTGCAGAATGCCATGCACAACAATTAGGTGTATTATTGGCTGAAAAAACGAAAGCTATTGTGGATAACACCGCGAGTGTTTGACACGGGCCTTCACTTTTAGCTGTACAGGATGTAGGATACCCTGTTTCAACATTAGGAGAAACTAAAAACAGAGCAGACGTTGTCTTGTTCTGGGGTTCAAACCCGATGCATGCTCATCCAAGACACATGAGCAGGTACTCAGTATTCCCGAGAGGATTTTTCCGACAAAGAGGAAGACAAGACAGACAGATGATTGTGGTCGATCCGAGAAAAACGGATACTGCAAAACTCGCTGACATTCACCTCCAAGTGGAGCCTCATAAGGATTATGAGCTTGTAAGTGCTCTGAGAGCTGCAGCAAAAGGATTTAATATTGAAGCTGAACAAGTTGCTGGTGTTCCAACGGAAACCATCTACGAAGCAGTCGACATCTGTAAAAATGCCCAGTTTGGTTCACTCTTCTTCGCGATGGGCGTAACAATGAGCAGGGGAAAACACAGAATTATTGACAATGCTATTCAGTTTGTAATTGATATGAATGCATATACTAAGTTTGTATTGACTCCAATGAGGGGACACTACAACGTTAACGGATTCAACCAGGTTTCAACCTGGGTTACTGGATACCCATACGGTGTAGACTTCTCAAGAGGATACCCAAGATACAACCCCGGAGAAACTGCTTCAAACGATGTATTGCAGAGAGGAGACACCGACATGATGATCAACGTTGCATCAGATGCTGGTGCTCACTTCCCTCAAAAAGCAGTACAGCACATGGCAAAAATCCCGCTTGTATGTATCGATCCTCACGAAACTCCATCATCTGTAATTTCCAACATTGTAATTCCTCCAGCAATAACTGGACTTGAAGTTACAGGAACTGCTTACAGAATGGACGGAGTTCCAATCGAACTAAGAAAAGTTATCGAAGCTCCTGAAGGAATGCTTTCAGATGCAGAAATAATGAAAATGTTGATCAAAAAGGTCGACGAAATGAAATAA
- a CDS encoding CDP-2,3-bis-(O-geranylgeranyl)-sn-glycerol synthase, which yields MDLLLLLFSAIWYILPAYVANAVPCILGGGRPVDLGKNFFDGNRIIGNGVTYRGTFFGILFGIITGILQHFIVILYMDPQSVFNYGLTGYIILGFLLGTGALFGDMLGSFIKRRLKLNQGQSAPLLDQMTFIVFALIFAYPLYQQPVNLMVILLVISPIIHFSSNIIAYKLHLKKVWW from the coding sequence ATGGATTTACTTTTATTGTTGTTTAGCGCCATATGGTATATTTTGCCTGCATATGTAGCTAATGCGGTTCCTTGTATTTTAGGCGGGGGAAGACCTGTTGATCTTGGAAAAAATTTTTTCGATGGTAATAGAATTATCGGAAATGGTGTAACTTACAGGGGCACTTTTTTTGGAATACTTTTTGGAATAATTACCGGAATTTTACAGCATTTTATTGTTATATTATATATGGATCCCCAATCAGTTTTTAACTACGGGCTAACTGGATATATTATTCTCGGCTTTTTATTAGGAACGGGTGCTCTTTTTGGAGATATGCTTGGAAGCTTTATAAAAAGACGACTCAAATTAAATCAAGGCCAGTCTGCCCCACTTCTAGATCAGATGACGTTTATAGTATTTGCATTAATATTTGCATATCCATTATACCAACAACCAGTAAACTTAATGGTAATCTTATTGGTAATCTCCCCGATAATCCATTTTTCCTCGAATATAATCGCATATAAACTCCATTTAAAAAAAGTATGGTGGTAA
- the vhuD gene encoding F420-non-reducing hydrogenase iron-sulfur subunit VhuD: MAEPVIMAFVCYQUGYGAADLAGTSRMQYPASVRAIRVPCTGKFDITYALRAFQKGADAVFVAGUKPNECAFETGNFKAEERVKFGKQILDELGIGGERLEMFFMSGADAGKFTESVNEMTDRVKKLGPNPFKA; encoded by the coding sequence ATGGCAGAACCCGTAATTATGGCCTTTGTATGTTACCAGTGAGGATACGGTGCAGCCGATTTGGCTGGTACAAGCAGAATGCAATACCCTGCATCAGTTAGAGCTATTAGAGTGCCATGTACAGGTAAATTCGATATTACCTATGCATTAAGAGCATTCCAAAAAGGTGCTGATGCTGTATTCGTTGCAGGTTGAAAACCAAACGAATGTGCATTCGAAACTGGAAACTTCAAAGCTGAAGAAAGGGTTAAATTTGGAAAACAGATCCTAGATGAACTCGGAATTGGTGGCGAAAGACTTGAAATGTTCTTCATGTCAGGTGCTGACGCAGGTAAATTCACCGAATCAGTTAACGAAATGACTGATAGAGTTAAAAAATTAGGACCTAACCCATTCAAAGCGTAA
- the vhuB gene encoding F420-non-reducing hydrogenase associated-polyferredoxin VhuB, with protein MAGISIQEDACLVCNACAKACPTEAIEIAPFKTCIQCFSCANACPTGALVVKDGKLVFNGSKCDLDGACAKACPQGIKKVDDRFPYSKGHCVLCEKCVDICPAEIISLPGKAEKPKKEIIIPQEPIAVTKDCVACGVCVPECPVDAISIKDIAVIDTDKCIYCTVCSQTCPWNAIFVAGKMPQKRQKTIKSFTVNEEECIGCEKCVEACPGSMIEYNGEALGVKLPVACPACGLCVESCPVEAISLEVEYASAKPVTDEGLVWLEDKCAYCGPCALKCPTGAIKVVNPKGLELPSKKKTEKANEFAMCIRCGACAMKCPTGALKMGKVVHEGKEYTRVEFSPALCNECGECVDVCPQKTLELTGDDKMPLKGYCVMCLKCIEACNKVKKEALILK; from the coding sequence TTGGCAGGAATATCTATTCAAGAGGATGCTTGCCTTGTGTGTAATGCCTGTGCGAAGGCATGCCCGACAGAGGCAATAGAGATTGCCCCCTTCAAGACATGTATTCAGTGCTTTAGTTGTGCTAACGCATGTCCGACAGGGGCATTAGTTGTTAAAGATGGAAAATTAGTTTTCAACGGAAGTAAATGTGATTTAGATGGAGCATGTGCAAAAGCATGCCCTCAAGGAATCAAAAAAGTAGATGACAGATTCCCGTACTCCAAAGGACACTGTGTTCTTTGTGAGAAATGTGTTGATATCTGCCCTGCTGAAATAATTTCACTTCCTGGAAAAGCTGAAAAGCCTAAAAAAGAAATAATTATTCCACAAGAACCAATTGCAGTTACAAAAGACTGTGTTGCTTGTGGTGTATGTGTTCCAGAGTGCCCGGTTGATGCAATATCTATCAAAGATATCGCAGTAATCGATACAGACAAGTGTATATACTGTACGGTATGTTCACAAACCTGTCCATGGAACGCAATCTTTGTAGCAGGAAAAATGCCTCAAAAAAGACAGAAAACAATCAAATCTTTCACAGTTAATGAGGAAGAATGTATTGGTTGTGAAAAGTGTGTTGAAGCATGTCCTGGTTCAATGATTGAATACAATGGTGAAGCTTTAGGTGTTAAATTACCAGTTGCATGTCCTGCATGTGGACTATGTGTAGAAAGCTGTCCAGTTGAAGCTATTAGCTTGGAAGTTGAATATGCAAGCGCAAAACCAGTTACTGACGAAGGTCTTGTCTGGTTAGAAGATAAATGTGCATACTGTGGACCTTGTGCACTGAAGTGTCCAACAGGTGCAATAAAAGTAGTTAATCCGAAAGGATTAGAATTACCTTCAAAGAAAAAAACCGAAAAAGCAAACGAATTCGCAATGTGTATTCGATGCGGTGCTTGTGCAATGAAGTGTCCAACCGGCGCTTTAAAAATGGGCAAAGTGGTTCATGAAGGTAAGGAATACACAAGAGTTGAATTCAGCCCTGCATTATGTAATGAATGCGGCGAATGTGTAGACGTATGTCCACAGAAAACACTGGAACTTACCGGTGACGACAAAATGCCTCTCAAAGGATACTGTGTAATGTGCTTGAAATGTATTGAAGCATGTAACAAGGTCAAAAAAGAAGCATTGATATTGAAATAA